From the genome of Sediminibacter sp. Hel_I_10:
AACTCTTCTTTATCTGTATCTGGGTTAATCCCAATAATACCTTCTTTATCAGTAGGTGCTGGTAAATATCTACAAACAGCATCTAATAAAAACTGTACCCCTTTATTTTTAAAGGCAGAACCACAAATCATAGGTATGATAGCCATATCCATAACTGCCGCTCTTAGTGCAGCGTGTACTTCTTCTTCTGTAATAGAGTCTTCATCTTCCATGAATTTCTCAAGAAGATTTTCATCGTATCCAGCTACCTCTTCAATTAATAAAGCTCTATATTTTTTAGCTTCGGCTTTCAATTCCTCTGGAATTTCAATAACATCAAAAGTTGCCCCTTGAGTATCATCATGCCAAACGATTGCTCTGTTCTTAACTAAGTCAATAATACCTTTAAAATCAACTTCGTCGCCAATGTTCAATACAATTGGCACCGCGTTAGACTTCAACATATCTTTAACTTGTTGACAAACTGCCAAAAAGTTAGACCCTTGACGGTCCATTTTATTTACAAAACCAATTCTTGGTACTTTATAATTATCGGCAAGTCTCCAGTTCGTTTCAGATTGTGGCTCAACACCATCAACTGCACTAAACAAGAATACTAAACCATCTAGTACACGTAATGAACGATTTACCTCTACAGTAAAATCTACGTGACCAGGAGTATCAATAATATTGAAATGGTAATCTTTTGTTTCTGGTAATGGCTCGGCATTTTCCATAGGAAACTTCCAAGTACAAGTTGTTGCAGCAGAAGTAATTGTAATACCTCTTTCTTGCTCTTGCTCCATCCAGTCCATTGTTGCTGCACCATCGTGAACCTCACCAATTTTGTGAGACACTCCAGTGTAGAACAAAATACGCTCTGTAGTGGTTGTTTTCCCTGCGTCAATATGCGCAGCAATCCCTATATTTCTTGTGTATTTTAAATCTCTTTGTGCCATTTCAATTAAAATCTAAAGTGTGAGAATGCTTTATTTGCTTCTGCCATTTTATGCGTATCCATACGCTTTTTAACAGCTGCGCCTTCTTCTTTAGCTGCTGCAATAATTTCAGCTGCTAATTTTTGAGGCATAGATTTTTCATTTCTTTTTCTTGAATAACTAATCAACCATTTCATAGCGGTTGATACCTTACGGTCTGGACGAATCTGCATTGGAATTTGGAACGTTGCACCACCAACACGACGACTACGTACTTCTACGTGAGGCATCACATTTGATAAAGCATCTTTCCAGATCTCTAAAGCTGTTTTTTCTTCGTCAGTGTTTTTTGAATCTACAATATCAATTGCATCATAGAATACTTTAAAAGCGACAGACTTCTTACCATCCCACATCATCATGTTCACAAAACGTGTCACCAACTGATCGTTAAAACGTGGATCCGGCAAAAGCGGTCTCTTTTTTGCTGCTCTTTTTCTCATGTCTTCTGTTTAATTTTTGCCGTTAGCTTTTGGCTATTAGCTTATTGCTTAAATTACTTCTTAGGGCGTTTTGCACCATATTTAGATCTACGTTGCGTTCTACCTGCGACACCTGCGGTATCTAAGGCACCACGAACAATGTGATATCTAACTCCTGGCAAATCTTTTACCCTTCCACCTCTAACCAATACTATCGAGTGCTCTTGTAGGTTGTGACCCTCTCCACCGATGTATGCGTTTACTTCTTTTCCGTTTGTTAAACGAACCCTTGCCACCTTTCTCATTGCTGAGTTAGGTTTTTTAGGTGTCGTTGTATAAACACGAGTACACACACCACGTCTTTGAGGACACGAATCTAAAGCAGCCGATTTACTCTTCTTGGTTATTTTGGCTCTTCCTTTTCGTACTAATTGTGAAATTGTTGGCATATATTTCTATATAAATTTTATTTAACCCTCGCTTTAGAGGGCTGCAAAGGTAGAAATAAATATCTATTTTTCAAACGTAACTCAATTAATTTTATGCACTTGAGTGAAATATTTTTAAAACAGCATATTTTAAGTTCCTAATTTGCGTTAATATTGAAGAATCTTTTTTTATTAATGACCAAGCAGCCTATTATCATATTAACGTTCATCATTTTTTGGTTTAGTCATCAAAGTGGCTACTCTCAAGACTTGAAACTCATAATACATGGTGCATCACAATTAGAAACCAAGACCATTGATTCCTTAGGCTACACCAACTCCTTTAGTGATTATCAATCCTTAAAGTCTGAAGTTTCGAACATGGGCGACCAACTTACAGGAATTGGATATATTGAAAGTCGTCTCATTTCCGTAGAAAAACAAAATGACAGCACGTTTTTAGCTGAATACCAACTGAAACAAAAATTCCATACAGTAGATATCTATAACAAGGAGATGGTGCCTTCGGAAATCTTAAAACGGATTGGCGCCAGAATAGAAACAGATCACTTCTCAATCCCAATAAGTACACTTGAAAAAAGTCTGAACACCATTAATTCTGAAATGGCAAACATGGGAGATCCTTTTTCAAAACTCCAACTCACCAACATTACCAAAAACGAAGATTTTACGCTTAATGCCTATTTGACCATTTCTCAAACAGAAAAACGGACTATTGATAAAATCATAATCAAGGGCTACGAGAAATTCCCAAAGTCCTATTTGAAGCATTATTTAAAAATTAAGACCGGTCAAGCGTTCAACCTAAAAAAAATTAGGGAAAAAACTGAAGACCTCGACAACCTACAATTTGCAAATGTGATTAGGCAACCCGAAGTGCTCTTTTCAAAAGATTCAACCTTATTATATGTATACATCGAGAAAAACAGGAGCAACACCTTTGACGGGTTTTTAGGTTTTGGAACTAATGAAACTACTAATAAGATTGAGTTTGATGGATACCTTGATTTAAACCTTACTAACAATCTCAATTATGGAGAATCGCTTCGTTTACTATATAAAAGTGATGAAAATGATCAAGTGACTTTTGACGGAAATCTCAAGATGCCCTTTTTATTTGGAACGCCTCTAGGTGTGGAGGTGAACTTAAACATCTTCAAAAAAGACTCTACTTTCCTTAATGTGTCACAACTGGCCAAACTCAACTACCAAATCAATTCTAGAAGTATGGTTGGGGTGGGAATTGACTCTGAAATTTCTACAGAGCTGCTCGATGTTTCCACATTCAATATTAACGATTATGAGTCTAAGAGCTATTTTGGGAATTTTCAATACCTCAAGCGCCAAAATAAAAATGTGTTGTTTCCAATCAATTTTCTATTTGATATGACCGCGGGATTTGGCAAAAGAACTTTTGAGGACATTGAAGACGATCAAATACAATTTCAAGTGGAAAGCTTTAAAATATTCAACCTAAATCCGCGCAATAGTATTTTTACAAGACTCACGGCACAGTATTTATCTTCAAACAGCTATTTAGAAAACGAATTGCCCAGATTTGGAGGGATCAATTCCATTCGTGGTTTTGAAGAAAACAGCCTTTTGGCGAACCTTTATGGTGTTCTCAACACGGAATATAGATACAAACTTAACAACTCCATCTATGTCCACTCTGTTATTGACGCTGCTTATTTTGAGAATATAAACACGGATCAGCGCGGAAAACTCTTCGGTTTTGGCTTTGGATTTGGGTTATTGACTCAAGCAGGCCTGTTTAAATTCAATTATACCAGCGGTAAAACAGAAAATCAAACCTTTCGGCTCTCTGACTCGAAGATCCATTTAAGTTTAACGGCTTTATTCTGAAATCTAAATAACTTGGGTTGACCTGAAAAACAATTTTTATCTACCTTTACCTCATGGAAAAAGAAACCACCATTTTCGGAATTAGAGCCGTTATTGAAGCCATTAAATCTGGCGAAAACATAGACAAAATCTTCTTGCAAAAAGGGCTTAAAGGAGAACTATTCTCTGAACTGGAGCAACTACTAAAGAAAGAACGTCTTAACACATCCCACGTTCCTATTGAAAAGCTAAACAGGCTCACAAAGAAAAACCATCAGGGTGTGGTTGCTCAAATCGCACCTATTGCTTTTTACGATTTAGACGAACTCGTCATGTCTGTTATAGAATCTGGTAAAACGCCTTTATTTCTATTGTTAGATCAATTGAGTGATGTGCGCAACTTTGGCGCTATTATTCGTACAGCAGAATGCACGGGAGTTTCAGGAATTATTATACAAAAGAAAGGTGGTGCTCCAGTTAATGGTGATACCATCAAAACAAGTGCTGGCGCCATTTTTAAAATACCGATTTGTAAGGTAGACCATATTAAGGACGCGGTATTCCATATGCAAGCTTCTGGCATAAAAGTAATAGCTGCTACAGAAAAGTCAGACGATATGCTCTACGATGTCTCTTTTAAAGAGCCTTGCGCTATCATCATGGGCTCTGAAGGCAAAGGTATCAACCCTTCGGTATTAAGTGTAGTCGATGAGAAAGCAAAATTACCTATTCTTGGTGAGATTGAATCTTTAAATGTCTCTGTAGCCTGCGGTGCATTTTTGTATGAAGCGGTAAGACAGCGTCGCTAATCTTTGTTTTCTTTAAAGGTATAATTAATGTGTAAATTATCATCTGTGGAGCTGGAGTCTTCCTCGGTTTCGGCTTCTAAATTTTCAATGAAATTGCCGTCTTTATCAAAATGTCTTAAAAAAGGATCGTTCTCCTCATTGTAAGTGGGTTCTTGCCAAACATAACGTTCTGGCTTTGCGATGGACTTTCTGAATATAATGGCGAACACCAACCCAGAGATAAGTCCGCCCAAATGGCCTTCCCAAGACATGCCCTCCTTTACGGGAAAGGCATACCATATTAGACTTCCGTAGAGAAAAATAATCATTAGTGATAAGGCCACTAAACGGTAATGCTTTGCAAACACGCCCTTAAAAAACATAAAGCTCACCAATACATAAACCAATCCACTAGCCCCAATATGATTGGCAGGTCTTCCAATGATCCAAGTGATAAGACCAGAAAGTAAAATACCGTACAGTAAAATTTTCCAAGCAATTTTTCGGTAGAAATAGAATAAAGCTACCGACAAAATAAATAAAGGAATACTATTATGGTACAGATGCTCGATATCTGAATGTATAAATGGGCTTGTAAAAATACCAATCAAACCCTCGAGCTTCTGCGGATAAACACCAAAATGCTTAATGGATGGCAAAAACCGAACTTGTGCCCAAAACACTAACCATAGTGTCAAAACAAAGCATACAGGGTAAGCAATGACGCTTGTGGAATATCTAAAATGTTGCGATTCTTGCATGCTCTAAATTTACAATCATGATAACAAATAACTCACCACTTTAGTAAGATATGAAATATTGTCACATGCCTTTTTTGTAATTTTGCGCAATGAGCACACCTTTAGCAGAACGTTTACGCCCCACAACCCTTGATGAGTATTTAAGCCAGAGCCATCTCATTGGTGAAAAAGGCATTTTAAGACAGCAGTTAGACCAAGGTGTTATTGGCTCTATGATTTTTTGGGGACCGCCAGGAACCGGAAAAACAACCTTGGCCACAATTATTGCCAATACCTCCAAGCGACCCTTTTACACCTTGAGTGCCATCAACTCTGGTGTAAAGGATATTAGAGATGTTATTGACAAAGCGAAACAGAGCGGCGGCTTATTTACCACCAAAAACCCCATTTTGTTTATTGACGAGATTCATCGATTCAGTAAATCGCAACAGGATTCTTTATTACAAGCTGTAGAAAAAGGTTGGGTCACTCTAATAGGGGCTACTACCGAAAACCCAAGTTTTGAGGTTATCCCTGCCCTACTCTCCCGTTGCCAAGTCTACACCCTAAACTCTTTTGATAAAAAAGACTTAAACGCACTTCTGGATCGTGCTATTAAAGAAGATAAAATACTTGCAGAGCTCGACATTGAATTAAAAGAAACAGAAGCCTTAATTCGGTTTTCTGGTGGCGATGGCAGAAAGCTACTCAACCTCTTTGAACTGATTGTTTCCTCTTTTCCCAAAGAGCAATCGATTATAATTACCAATGAAGCGGTTGAAAAACGCATTCAAGGCAACACCATACGCTATGATAAAACAGGCGAACAGCATTATGATATCATTTCTGCCTTTATTAAGTCTATTAGAGGCAGCGATCCTAATGCAGCTGTCTATTGGTTAGCACGAATGATTGAGGGCGGAGAAGACGTGAAATTTATTGCCAGAAGACTATTGATTTTGGCAAGTGAAGACATTGGCAATGCCAATCCTACAGCTTTAGTTATCGCCAACAATACCTTTCAAGCGGTAGCCGTTATAGGCAATCCAGAATCACGCATCATCTTGAGCCAATGTGTAACCTATTTAGCCACATCTCCTAAAAGCAACGCTGCTTATGAAGCTATCGGAAGAGCGCAGCAATTGGTAAAATCTACAGGAAATTTATCGGTACCACTATCACTAAGAAATGCGCCTACCAAATTAATGAAAGAATTAGGCTATGGTGACAATTACCGCTATGCACATAGTTATGAAAATAATTTTGTGCCCCACGAGTTTTTACCCGACGAAATTAAAAGTACCAAGCTTTACGAACCAGGTAATAATAGTAGAGAAAATGCTCAGCGCGATTTTTTAAAATCCCGTTGGAAAGATAAATATGGCTACTAATTTTCTTTGTCGAACGTAATGAAGGACTTCAGATCTGCCTTTAACCGAACAAATTGAATTAAAACTTTAAGTTGATCATTTCTTGCTTTGGTGTGCCTCCATTTGGTGTCTCGTAGATCCAGTTGCCATCTTTTTTATAAACTAAGGCGTCCTTTCCTTCAACTTTAAAAACATCTGTTAAACTTGTTTTTAATAAAAACATCACTTTTTTTGGTTCTGTATCTACCACTTGAAAACCATTTTCCATAGGCTGTGCATATAGAGCACCTTTAAAACTCACGTCTTCGTCTTTAACAGCGCTTAGCTTGACCTGATCAGCAGATTTTGATTCTGCTATAGTTTCCTTTGCTACAGCCACTTTTTCAACGGCATTCTCTTGAGATTTTTTTAAAGTCTCCACCTCTTGTTTTAAGCGTTCAATTTCCTGCTGGGCATTGGTGTTTTTAGGATCAGAAACTTTCTTGGGCTCATTATTGGCGACTGAAATTTCATTATCTACGATAGTGCCATCGGGTTGATACTCGTAGTCAAAATATTGAAAGGTTTTAAAAGCCTCTCTCAATCCGACGTTATATGCTTTTTCGTATTCCTTGATTCGGGTTTCACCTACCTCTGATTCAGCAATAATATGATCATTGCAATCCAATAGCTTGATTTGCATTTTTGTTTTTAAAAAGCCACCTTTTACTTCATCTACATTTGCAGTAAGTGCTAAACAACGATTTGCATTTAAATCAGCCGGATAATCCTCATCGCTCATAAACGCAGTATAACCGTACTTATTAAATAGAAACTTTGCTAAAGAGTTGATTTGATATTGATCTTTAGATTTCAAAAAATCAAATTTAGTGGGGATGATAATGTATTTGTAATTGTTTATGGCTTCTTGCGCCATAGTTGCAAAACAGCAACTTAAAACAAAGACAATGGTGATGCTTACTTTTTTCATGCTATGAGTTCATTAATCCTGTAAAGGTATGGATTGAAATTTAAAAATTCTTCTTGATTTTAGATGATGATCTGCTTAGAGGTAACGTTTCAAGTCGGCTAAAGTATCTACCTTTTTAATACCTTCTTTAGGATTGACTTTATGATAATTAAACAAAATAACATCTAAGCCGACATCTAAGGCCCCTAAAATATCGGCCTCATAGTTATCTCCAATCATCATACTCTCTTCAGGTTTAGCTTTTGCTAAGTCTAAAGCGTAATTAAAGATAATAGGGTTTGGTTTTTTAACACCTGCCAGTTCAGCGTTGGTGATTGTCTTAAAATAATTTGAGATTTTTGCACCGTCCATCTTTTTTTGTTGCGCCTCATCAAAACCATTGGTGATGATATGCAATTGATAGCGCTTACTCAAATCTTCCAAGAGCTCCACAGTACCCTCAAAAAGATGATTAAATGTGCTGAGATGCGTAATATAATCTTCAGATAAGGTATTGATCAATTCAGTAGAAACCTCTACGCCTACTGCGTCAAACGTATCTTTAAGCCGCTTATATCTTAAATTCTCTTTATCAATCTTCTCATCTCTATAGAGTTTCCAATAGCTGAGATTGATTGGCGCATACTGATTTATAAATTCATCATGATCAATGGCAACGCCATGTAAATCAAAAATTTTCTTGAAAGTCAATGCTGAGTTTCTATCAAAATCCCAAAGGGTATGATCTAAATCGAAGAATATGTGTTTTATGTGCTGTAATTTCATGTCGTAATTATTAACCAATGTTTGTCTCTTGTGCTCCTTTGGAAGAATCAAGTATTTGGGTAAATAGTTTTCTAAAGCCCTTCCATTGCGGCTCATTTCCGAAGGCATAATTATGAAATACCGGCATAAAGGTGCCGTTTACATTTTTAACCTCCATAATAAGACGTTGCAAAGCTTCTGTTTTATCTAACTGCGATTGGTATCTCAAAAGGGAATGATCTATACAATGAAATGAGTTGATAAGTAAAGGCGTTTGTATCTCATAATCCAGATCATAAAATAGAAATGGCGTACATGTGCCGGCCCTAAATCCCATATAGTTGAGATAACCCATTGTAAAATCTTCCTTTATTTCTAGTTCAATGAGATTTCTGTAGGAATTGGGTAAATTAATCTTTGAAAAAGAATTTCTAGTCGAGTGCAGTTCATAGTTAATGATGGCCTCCATTTTCTTCTTTTCCTTTTTCAATATAGAGCTATCATCTAGTGCAAAATAAGACACCTTTAATCCAACCGTACAGTAATCTGCTATAGATTTAATGAGCGATACAAAGCTCCTCCTATTCACGCTAATATTTTTATCGAAAGTGGAGAAATCCCCAATCAGAAAAAAAACGGTGAACTTAAACTTGTATTGTTTTTGTTTATTAATAATCCATTTGAAGGTGTCATAAGGATCTTTCTTAAAACCAAACAACACTAAAAAGCGTTGAGACAATCTTTTAAGTCTTAATTGCGACAGCTCTTTAATGGTGCCTCCCAAAACCCGCATCAACCCCTTATGCTTAATCAAATAAGCCACAGGCACATCAATCACCGGCTTTACGGAGTACGTGCGCTCTGGAAATGTAAAGTCCTCAAACTTATCTGCCAAAAGAGTTTTTAATCGGTATGCCCATATATCAACAACAGGCTGATGCAGAAAGCCTTCTTTATAAGCCAAGCTTTCGGTTGCGGTAAATCTTCCATAATCATCTTGAACATGTGGCAAATACTCTTCATAACGGCTCAATAGATAAAAGGCTGCCGCAAAAATATCATAGGGTAAGGCACTTTTATCTCCTGTGGTAAAAAAACATTTGGTACCCTCCCAATCCTGTACATTGACCTCAACGTCAGATAGCCCCTGTTCAAAAAGCAATTCATGGTTTCTAATAAAAATCTCGCTACTCAAAGGCTGTTTGGTATACGACATTTTCATACTATCATGAGCAATAAACTCTTCAATAGTGGTAGTGAAGCTTACAGGAATACCCAGAATTCTCGTGCATAAATGCTTAAAGGTAAAACGTAACCTTGGTGTGATCTTATGGGTATAAACTAAAAGCATTCTTTATATTTCTGAAACCGTTTACCATATCAAAATTGCAAAAAGCATTTGTTTTGAAAATTCGAATGCCACATGACATTTCGAATTTGGCAATCAGTGTGAGGATTAGTATTTATAAAATGGATTCGTCTGCAAAGCTAAAATACGCTTTCTCGGTAACGATGATATGATCTAGAACTTTTATATCCAAACTTTGGGCGGCCAGTTTTAGCTTTTGGGTAATATCTTTATCGGCAGTACTTGGTTTTAAAGTCCCAGAGGGATGGTTATGCACCAGAATAAGCCCTAGCGCGCCAAACTCAAGTGCTGTTTTAAGCACTAAGCGCACATCGACTAAAGTACCTGTAATCCCACCTTTACTTAATTGATTTTTCTGAATGATCTTATTGGAATTATTGAGATAAATAATCCAAAATTCTTCATGAGGCAACTCGCCAATAATAGGCTGCATGATGTCATAGACAGACTGACTTGAAGAAATCTTCTTTTTCTCGACAAAACCCTCTCCTCGACGTCTTCGCCCCAACTCCATAGCGGCAGCTATAGAAATTGCCTTCGCCTCTCCTATACCCTTAAAGGTCATAAGTTGTTTTAAGGATAGTTTACCGAGCGTATTGAGATTGTTATCGACACTGGCCAAAATTCGCTGACTCAACGCCACTGCACTTTCAAATTTATTCCCAGAGCCTAATAGAATAGCAAGCAACTCCGCATCACTAAGAACCATTTTACCCTTGTCTCTTAGCTTCTCACGCGGCCGGTCGTCCTGTGACCAATTCTTTATAGATAGCGAAACCGGTTTTTCTGTCATCTTATAAAGATATATATTGTAACTTTCTGATGCAATTAATTTAATGGATTATGGACTCCATATTTACCGAAAAAGCCAATCAAGACCTCTTGAAAAGGCTAAAAACTATTGATAAAAGCAAAACCGCGAACTGGGGCAAGATGAACGTTAGCCAGATGTTGCACCATTGCCAACACCCGATAAACATCATTCTGCAAAAAAAAGATTATGATCTTAAGCCCAATTGGATAGCGAGATTGTTATTCAAAAAAGCCATGTATAGCGATAAGCTGTGGAGAAAAAACCTTCCTACAGTGCCCTCTTTTAAAACCATGGATGATCGTGATTTTACTTCGGAAAAATTAAAACTCAAATCCTTGATCGAAGAATTACACACTCACAAAGACAGAAACGATTGGCAAGCACATCCCGTCTTTGGTACATTTACCAAAGAACAATGGGGCAAGATGCAATACAAACATCTGGATCACCATTTTAGACAATTTGGCGTATAAGCTAAAATAAACCATTAAAAACCAAAACACTTTTGTATCCACCAAAACAACATCAAGACGATAACAAGGATCATTTAATTGAAGTCATCAAAACCTATCCTCTTGCGACGCTCATTTCCGTAGCCAATAATAAGCCTTTGATTACGCATTTGCCTTTGATCTATGAGCAAGGAAAGCTTATTGGTCATATTGACAAATTTAACCCTCAAGCAGCGCATCTAGCAGACGGCAAATCCATAACCGTATTGTTTTCTGGTCCTCAGTGTTACATCTCACCAAGCATCTACAGCACCACACAGCTACCAACCTGGAACTATATTAAAGTGCATATTGAAGGCACTGTAGAAGCCATCTTAAGTAAAGCGGCACTCAAACAATCACTCATTAGCATGACGGCTTTTTTAGAAGCACCAGAGCATAAATACGTTTTGGAAGCAGATAACCCTCGGCTAGATAAAAACCTAGAGTACATTAGTATGTTTGAAATTAATATGATGAGCTGGGAGGGTAAATTTAAACTGTCTCAAGACAAAAAACCAAGCGATATAGAAAGCGCTAGAGCAGAGTTGATTCGTGCAAACCAAGAAAGCGTAAAGACGTTTTTGGAAAAAGTGTTTTAAATGGATCAACTCTAATTTTAAAAGGGAGTCTCTAATTATAAAACACCCTTGCTTCACAACTCCCCAAGGCCAAGCCTATCGTGTTATTTTTTTAAGACTTTGGTAAGTGCCTCAAAATCCAAGCCCCGTAATTACCAGAACTCATGAGCAATAGTGCCTTGTTATCAAAATCTTGTGAAAACAAAAAGGACTGGAATTCTTTTGGATTGGTATAGATGATCAAATCATCACGCTCAAAAGCATTGGCGATTTGTTCGTGCGTCACTTTATTCAACTTTTTGATTTCTACGGCGTGCGGTGAGTAAAATACCACAGCGACGTCTGCAGCATCTAAAGCGCCTTTATATTCCTTGAGAAATTCTGCATTTAAGCTGCTATAGGTGTGTAGTTCTAAACAAGCCACTAACTTTCTATCGCTATACTGTTCTTTGACAGCCTTTGTGGTGGCTTCTACTTTACTGGGCGAATGTGCAAAATCTTTATAAGCTACTGTTTTCTTTGTTTCTGCAATTTTCTCTAGACGCTTACTTGCACCCTTGAATGTGGCTATGGCTTCGTAAAAATCATCTTCATCAATGCCCATGTGCTGACAGATCCATTTGGCTCCAGCAAGATTATTGAGATTGTGATTTCCGAAGATTTCTATAGGCAAATCACCTTCTGGTGTTGACAATAATGTTTGTCCGTTCTCAACGCGGTAGTCTGGAGTACTGTAAGGCAGTTTTCTAATGGCATTTGTACTCGCTTCAACGACCCGTTTGACCCCTGGGTCTTCTTCATTGTAATTGATGCTCCCACCACTCACAATACTATCTACAAAAATTGAAAACTGCTCTACATAATTCTCATAGGTAGGAAACACGTTGATATGGTCCCAGGCAATCCCGCTAAGCAATGCGATATTTGGTTTATACAGATGAAATTTTGGACGAAGATCAATAGGGGAACTTAAATACTCATCTCCTTCCAACACAATGAAATCATTATCTTGGGTTAATTTGACCATAACATCAAATCCCTCTAGCTGAGCACCAACCATATAATCCACATCCCGATCATGGTAATGCATCACATGTAGAATCATTGAGGTAATTGTGGTCTTGCCATGGCTTCCTCCAATAACAACGCGTGTTTTATGCTTTGCCTGCTCGTAAAGAAACTCAGGATAACTATAGATTTTAAGACCTAACTCTTGTGCCTTAATTAGCTCGGGATTGTCTGCTTTGGCATGCATTCCTAAAACAACGGCCTCTAAACTGGTATTAATTTTTTCGGGGAACCATCCAAACTCTGAAGGTAAGAGGCCTTTATCGGCCAATCTCGATTTTGAAGGTTCAAAGATGGTATCATCACTACCTGTAACTTGGTAGCCTTTATTGTGAAGGGCTATGGCCAAATTGTGCATCGCAGCGCCGCCAATAGCTATAAAATGTACGTTCATAGTATCTCTCTTGTGAATTTCAAATATAGCGGTTTTTGATACGAATTCACGACTAATTTAAAAAGCTATTACCGTTTTTAAAATCAGAATGTCTAAAGATAAAATATCCTTTTAGTTGATAAGAATCTTATTAAGATTTAGAATTCTGACAGATTCTATAAATTCAAAATAGAAGTTTTTTCTTTCTGAAATGGTTCAATATCTGGAAGTTCTGAAAGCGCGAGATCAATATACTCTAAAGCTTTGCTCTTTTTGTTTTTGTATTTATTGATTTGTGCCAAACGGTAATACGCCCAAGCTTTGGGAACCCCATCTTTTGCGGAATGATTTTCAAGATACACCATTAAACAACGTTCTCCTTTTTCTAATTGGATGTTATATTCTGCACAAACTTTACCTATTTGATAGTGCATGGCATTACGCTTATGAACCTTTTCCGTTGCTTCCATGTTTAAGATCGCTTTCTCGGGCTGTTTCTCATTTTCATATAAGGTCGTCAACTTTTCGTAACAATTAAAAGACCCGCCTTCCTCAATCGCCATTTTATAATACTTTTCTGCCAACTCGGGTTCTTCGTCATATTCATAAACATAACCCTTTGCCAAATAGCCATCAACTTTGGAGATTACTTCAAGCTCATTGGCATATTTTAAAGATGTGGCCTTACTGCCACCAATAATACCAGGCAATTGCATATAAAGTTCAACTAAGGCCCAACGGGTATCGATATGCTTAGGATCTAGTTTTGCTGCTTTTAAAAAGGCTTCCTTGATGTCATCAATAAATAATAGCGCCGAAAATTTACTCA
Proteins encoded in this window:
- a CDS encoding YjjG family noncanonical pyrimidine nucleotidase, with amino-acid sequence MKLQHIKHIFFDLDHTLWDFDRNSALTFKKIFDLHGVAIDHDEFINQYAPINLSYWKLYRDEKIDKENLRYKRLKDTFDAVGVEVSTELINTLSEDYITHLSTFNHLFEGTVELLEDLSKRYQLHIITNGFDEAQQKKMDGAKISNYFKTITNAELAGVKKPNPIIFNYALDLAKAKPEESMMIGDNYEADILGALDVGLDVILFNYHKVNPKEGIKKVDTLADLKRYL
- a CDS encoding polysaccharide deacetylase family protein → MLLVYTHKITPRLRFTFKHLCTRILGIPVSFTTTIEEFIAHDSMKMSYTKQPLSSEIFIRNHELLFEQGLSDVEVNVQDWEGTKCFFTTGDKSALPYDIFAAAFYLLSRYEEYLPHVQDDYGRFTATESLAYKEGFLHQPVVDIWAYRLKTLLADKFEDFTFPERTYSVKPVIDVPVAYLIKHKGLMRVLGGTIKELSQLRLKRLSQRFLVLFGFKKDPYDTFKWIINKQKQYKFKFTVFFLIGDFSTFDKNISVNRRSFVSLIKSIADYCTVGLKVSYFALDDSSILKKEKKKMEAIINYELHSTRNSFSKINLPNSYRNLIELEIKEDFTMGYLNYMGFRAGTCTPFLFYDLDYEIQTPLLINSFHCIDHSLLRYQSQLDKTEALQRLIMEVKNVNGTFMPVFHNYAFGNEPQWKGFRKLFTQILDSSKGAQETNIG
- the radC gene encoding DNA repair protein RadC, translating into MTEKPVSLSIKNWSQDDRPREKLRDKGKMVLSDAELLAILLGSGNKFESAVALSQRILASVDNNLNTLGKLSLKQLMTFKGIGEAKAISIAAAMELGRRRRGEGFVEKKKISSSQSVYDIMQPIIGELPHEEFWIIYLNNSNKIIQKNQLSKGGITGTLVDVRLVLKTALEFGALGLILVHNHPSGTLKPSTADKDITQKLKLAAQSLDIKVLDHIIVTEKAYFSFADESIL
- a CDS encoding DUF1569 domain-containing protein; its protein translation is MDSIFTEKANQDLLKRLKTIDKSKTANWGKMNVSQMLHHCQHPINIILQKKDYDLKPNWIARLLFKKAMYSDKLWRKNLPTVPSFKTMDDRDFTSEKLKLKSLIEELHTHKDRNDWQAHPVFGTFTKEQWGKMQYKHLDHHFRQFGV
- a CDS encoding FMN-binding negative transcriptional regulator; translated protein: MYPPKQHQDDNKDHLIEVIKTYPLATLISVANNKPLITHLPLIYEQGKLIGHIDKFNPQAAHLADGKSITVLFSGPQCYISPSIYSTTQLPTWNYIKVHIEGTVEAILSKAALKQSLISMTAFLEAPEHKYVLEADNPRLDKNLEYISMFEINMMSWEGKFKLSQDKKPSDIESARAELIRANQESVKTFLEKVF
- the murC gene encoding UDP-N-acetylmuramate--L-alanine ligase, whose translation is MNVHFIAIGGAAMHNLAIALHNKGYQVTGSDDTIFEPSKSRLADKGLLPSEFGWFPEKINTSLEAVVLGMHAKADNPELIKAQELGLKIYSYPEFLYEQAKHKTRVVIGGSHGKTTITSMILHVMHYHDRDVDYMVGAQLEGFDVMVKLTQDNDFIVLEGDEYLSSPIDLRPKFHLYKPNIALLSGIAWDHINVFPTYENYVEQFSIFVDSIVSGGSINYNEEDPGVKRVVEASTNAIRKLPYSTPDYRVENGQTLLSTPEGDLPIEIFGNHNLNNLAGAKWICQHMGIDEDDFYEAIATFKGASKRLEKIAETKKTVAYKDFAHSPSKVEATTKAVKEQYSDRKLVACLELHTYSSLNAEFLKEYKGALDAADVAVVFYSPHAVEIKKLNKVTHEQIANAFERDDLIIYTNPKEFQSFLFSQDFDNKALLLMSSGNYGAWILRHLPKS